In Micrococcales bacterium, one DNA window encodes the following:
- a CDS encoding dihydrofolate reductase, producing the protein MIWVQSANRVIGVDGGLPFSLPEDMARFKALTMGGAVIMGRATWESLPPRFRPLPGRRNVVLTRQPSWVASGALVAHSPAEALDLASGDHVRWVVGGGQVYHQFVDLAQWAEVTEVNADAPGDTLAPRLDPPWQVVARDPSTGWLTSQTGLNYRFTTLAKPPLPAA; encoded by the coding sequence ATGATCTGGGTTCAAAGCGCCAACCGGGTGATCGGGGTTGACGGTGGGCTGCCTTTTTCTTTGCCGGAGGACATGGCCCGGTTCAAGGCGCTGACCATGGGCGGCGCCGTCATCATGGGGCGGGCCACTTGGGAGTCGCTGCCCCCTCGCTTCCGGCCACTGCCAGGCCGGCGCAACGTGGTCCTGACTCGCCAGCCGTCCTGGGTGGCCAGTGGCGCCTTGGTGGCCCACTCCCCGGCCGAGGCCTTGGACTTGGCCAGCGGCGACCACGTCCGCTGGGTGGTTGGCGGCGGCCAGGTCTACCACCAGTTTGTTGACCTGGCCCAGTGGGCAGAAGTGACCGAGGTCAATGCTGACGCCCCCGGCGACACCTTGGCCCCTCGGCTTGATCCGCCTTGGCAGGTGGTGGCGCGCGATCCGTCGACCGGCTGGCTGACCTCCCAAACCGGCCTTAACTACCGCTTCACCACTTTGGCCAAACCACCTCTGCCCGCAGCTTGA
- a CDS encoding DUF881 domain-containing protein translates to MTRLVDESMSLLNQIMDRPLDAGYQEAAASKNGPGGQPLELPGSSGGPRRRSTWLVLMAAAAVIGLSLTWGVRVLRSPDPQSTRARGLLEAETQQAVEEVDRLEQTNRMLSGTRDQLRFEVLAASDPTAAAKAEQLAATSGAMAVAGPGLRVQLSTSRAMTATSERIQASDLRLLAGALWQSGAEAVTVNQIRLTSLTAVRDVGESIQVQLRPISEPYVIEAIGPADQLEVGLAKAAGARISLLRDYLGATVSVEAVKQIEMPPGLAMGTLLFAQPAAEEEAK, encoded by the coding sequence GTGACACGCCTAGTTGATGAGTCGATGTCGCTGCTCAACCAGATCATGGACCGTCCCTTGGACGCCGGTTATCAAGAGGCCGCGGCCAGCAAAAATGGGCCAGGTGGCCAGCCGCTAGAGCTGCCCGGTTCCTCCGGGGGGCCCAGGCGTCGCAGCACTTGGTTGGTGCTGATGGCGGCGGCAGCCGTCATCGGACTGTCCTTGACCTGGGGGGTTAGGGTTTTGCGCAGCCCAGACCCGCAGTCCACCAGAGCTCGCGGCCTGCTTGAAGCCGAGACCCAACAGGCGGTCGAAGAAGTCGACCGCCTTGAGCAGACTAACCGGATGCTCAGCGGCACCCGCGATCAGTTGCGTTTCGAAGTCCTGGCGGCCTCGGACCCAACTGCGGCGGCCAAAGCCGAACAATTGGCCGCGACCTCTGGCGCCATGGCCGTGGCGGGGCCCGGGCTCAGAGTGCAACTGTCAACGAGCCGGGCCATGACAGCCACCAGCGAGCGGATCCAAGCCTCTGATCTGCGGCTTTTGGCCGGCGCCTTGTGGCAAAGCGGGGCCGAGGCCGTCACCGTCAACCAGATTCGCTTGACCTCGTTGACGGCGGTTCGTGATGTCGGCGAATCGATCCAGGTCCAATTGCGTCCAATCTCTGAACCCTATGTCATTGAGGCGATTGGGCCGGCGGACCAGCTCGAAGTCGGTTTGGCTAAAGCGGCCGGGGCCCGGATCAGCCTGCTAAGGGACTACTTAGGGGCCACGGTTTCGGTTGAGGCCGTCAAGCAAATCGAAATGCCGCCCGGGCTGGCCATGGGGACACTGCTCTTCGCCCAGCCGGCGGCGGAGGAGGAAGCCAAGTGA
- a CDS encoding thymidylate synthase: MTTGAVKADRTGTGTRSLFGQQLRFHLAEGFPLITTKRIHVKSVVLELLWFLAGGHNARWLQERGVRIWNEWAAPDGELGPIYGVQWRSWPAGDGAVIDQISQALDLLQRDPDSRRIVVSAWNVGQLDQMALPPCHILFQFYVAEGRLSCQLYQRSADLFLGVPFNLASYSLLTHMMAQQAGLEVGEFIWTGGDCHIYENHFDQVRLQLSRQPYPWPHLELRPAVSLFDYGLDDISFPDYQHHPAIKAQVAV, translated from the coding sequence ATGACGACTGGCGCCGTCAAAGCTGACCGCACCGGCACCGGCACGCGCTCGCTGTTTGGTCAACAACTGCGCTTTCACCTGGCTGAAGGTTTCCCGCTGATCACCACCAAACGCATCCACGTCAAGTCGGTGGTACTCGAGCTGCTTTGGTTCTTGGCCGGTGGCCACAACGCCCGCTGGTTGCAGGAACGCGGCGTTCGGATTTGGAACGAGTGGGCCGCGCCCGATGGCGAGTTGGGCCCCATCTACGGCGTCCAGTGGCGTAGTTGGCCGGCTGGCGACGGTGCCGTCATCGATCAGATCTCCCAAGCCTTGGACCTGTTGCAGCGCGACCCGGATTCGCGTCGCATTGTGGTCTCTGCCTGGAACGTGGGACAGCTCGACCAGATGGCGTTGCCGCCGTGCCACATCTTGTTCCAGTTCTACGTGGCCGAAGGGCGGCTGTCCTGCCAGCTATACCAACGTTCTGCCGACCTGTTTTTGGGAGTGCCGTTCAACCTGGCCTCCTACTCGCTGCTAACTCACATGATGGCGCAACAGGCCGGTCTCGAGGTCGGTGAGTTCATTTGGACCGGTGGCGATTGTCACATCTACGAAAACCATTTCGACCAGGTTCGCCTGCAGCTGTCGCGGCAGCCTTACCCCTGGCCGCATTTGGAATTGCGACCGGCGGTGTCGCTATTTGACTACGGCCTGGATGACATCTCATTCCCTGACTATCAGCACCATCCGGCCATCAAGGCCCAGGTGGCGGTCTAA
- a CDS encoding CDP-alcohol phosphatidyltransferase family protein, whose protein sequence is MNQSANRVATVPNAITLLRCVLVAVFAYLVVRRQDGWAVAVLALSGISDWVDGVAARKLNQYSRLGELLDPAVDRVMIAVTVILLTWRGIVPWWVLALLAGREIMVGLCLLALKARGMSPPAVIFVGKAATMGLMYAFPLLLLAEVGGGVGSAAVVAGWAFAIWGVALYWVAGLAYVTETVRGLRLAGQEAT, encoded by the coding sequence ATGAACCAATCAGCCAACCGTGTGGCCACTGTGCCCAACGCCATCACGCTACTTAGGTGCGTCCTAGTGGCGGTTTTCGCCTATCTGGTGGTGCGGCGGCAAGACGGCTGGGCGGTGGCGGTGCTGGCTCTAAGCGGCATTAGCGATTGGGTTGATGGCGTGGCCGCGCGCAAGCTCAACCAGTACTCGCGACTAGGGGAGTTGCTCGATCCAGCGGTCGACCGGGTCATGATCGCGGTCACCGTCATCTTGCTGACATGGCGCGGCATAGTGCCCTGGTGGGTGCTGGCGCTACTGGCCGGGCGAGAAATCATGGTCGGCCTTTGTCTGCTGGCCCTCAAAGCTCGCGGCATGTCGCCGCCGGCGGTCATTTTTGTGGGCAAGGCCGCCACCATGGGTCTGATGTACGCCTTTCCGCTGCTGCTGCTGGCTGAGGTCGGTGGCGGGGTTGGCAGCGCGGCCGTGGTGGCTGGTTGGGCCTTTGCCATTTGGGGCGTGGCGCTGTACTGGGTTGCCGGGCTGGCCTATGTCACCGAGACGGTCAGAGGTTTGCGTCTGGCCGGTCAGGAGGCGACGTGA
- a CDS encoding HRDC domain-containing protein, with amino-acid sequence MSRTGHQDQPARGPGPAGPGQPVTELVPMTAPPTGVPDLTCTAEALDGVIAMLANGTGPVALDAERASGFRYGQRAQLVQLFRRQAGIALIDPTVLPDLSGLSQALEGAEWVLHAASQDLACLAELGLVPKQLFDTELASRLLGDALVGLATVVGRTLGISLAKEHSAQDWSQRPLPDGWLNYAALDVALLIDVRDHLEVELRAAGKLELAREEFKAVLLAPPPAPRPDPWRRTKGSHQIRDRRGFAIVRELWQAREDLARQLDLAPGRVLPDAAIVAVALAKPESQSQLDRIAPFNGRNLRRRQRYWWRAVDRALQIPVGSLPPMQGPRQPGPPNPRAWPRHHPQASQRLEMVKAELARLSQDKSIPVEHLAPPDLLRQVVFAAPSDPAAALRAGRARDWQVKLVAPIVAKAMTTYPEASASGQ; translated from the coding sequence ATGAGCCGAACCGGCCATCAAGACCAGCCTGCCCGTGGGCCCGGCCCGGCCGGGCCGGGCCAGCCTGTGACTGAGTTGGTGCCGATGACGGCTCCGCCAACCGGAGTGCCAGATTTGACCTGCACTGCCGAAGCCCTTGATGGCGTCATCGCGATGCTGGCCAACGGCACTGGCCCGGTGGCGTTGGACGCCGAAAGAGCCTCAGGTTTCAGATACGGCCAGCGGGCCCAGCTAGTTCAGCTGTTTAGGCGGCAGGCCGGAATCGCGTTGATTGACCCAACAGTGTTGCCTGACCTGTCTGGACTTTCCCAGGCCCTTGAAGGGGCTGAATGGGTGCTGCACGCCGCCTCACAGGACCTGGCTTGCCTGGCCGAACTTGGCCTGGTACCAAAACAACTATTCGACACCGAATTGGCCTCCCGTCTTCTGGGAGACGCCCTGGTGGGCTTGGCCACAGTGGTTGGCCGGACCTTGGGCATCTCGTTGGCCAAGGAGCATTCCGCTCAGGACTGGTCCCAGCGTCCGCTGCCGGACGGCTGGCTCAACTACGCCGCCCTTGATGTGGCGTTGCTGATCGATGTGCGCGACCACCTGGAAGTCGAGTTGCGGGCGGCCGGCAAACTCGAATTGGCGCGGGAAGAGTTCAAGGCGGTTTTGCTGGCCCCGCCACCAGCGCCTAGACCAGATCCGTGGCGCCGCACCAAAGGCAGCCACCAAATCCGCGACCGCCGCGGGTTTGCCATTGTCCGGGAGTTGTGGCAGGCGCGCGAAGACCTGGCCAGACAGCTTGATTTGGCCCCCGGGCGGGTCCTGCCGGATGCGGCCATAGTGGCCGTGGCCTTGGCCAAACCGGAGTCGCAAAGTCAGTTAGACCGGATCGCGCCCTTTAATGGGCGCAACCTGCGGCGACGCCAACGCTATTGGTGGCGAGCGGTCGACCGGGCGCTGCAAATCCCGGTCGGATCCCTGCCGCCAATGCAGGGGCCAAGGCAACCCGGACCTCCCAACCCGAGGGCTTGGCCGCGCCACCACCCCCAGGCCTCGCAACGCTTGGAAATGGTCAAAGCCGAATTGGCACGACTCAGCCAGGACAAATCAATCCCGGTCGAACACTTAGCGCCGCCCGATCTGCTGCGACAGGTCGTTTTCGCCGCACCATCAGACCCGGCGGCGGCGCTGCGGGCAGGCCGGGCCAGGGACTGGCAGGTCAAACTGGTGGCCCCGATAGTGGCCAAGGCCATGACGACCTACCCCGAGGCTTCGGCTTCGGGCCAGTAG
- a CDS encoding DUF3000 domain-containing protein — protein MTTSSLPPERFRAALESLSQAQIPGEVKLAEIPAPTRIASYAVALEASVASPVESDAASGSLVVLHEPGGHSVWDGDFRCVTVAKTRLEQELGPDPFLAQVAWSWLAETLEEVEIAGRPSGTVTRTQSESFGELIGRSEQVGLEVRASWTPVDSDAGVHLEAWLNFLAKLGGVEFLPQGVSCLVRR, from the coding sequence GTGACCACATCCAGCCTGCCTCCCGAGCGCTTTAGGGCAGCGCTGGAATCGCTTAGTCAGGCCCAAATCCCCGGCGAAGTCAAGCTGGCCGAGATCCCAGCCCCCACTAGAATCGCCAGCTACGCCGTGGCCCTTGAGGCCTCGGTGGCCTCGCCGGTCGAAAGCGATGCGGCCAGCGGCAGCCTGGTGGTGCTGCATGAACCGGGCGGGCACAGCGTTTGGGATGGCGATTTCAGGTGTGTCACTGTTGCCAAGACTCGACTCGAACAAGAGCTTGGGCCGGACCCGTTCCTGGCTCAAGTGGCCTGGTCCTGGCTGGCCGAGACCCTTGAAGAGGTCGAAATAGCCGGCCGGCCTTCTGGCACCGTAACACGCACCCAGTCAGAATCGTTTGGCGAGTTGATTGGCCGCAGCGAGCAGGTCGGGCTTGAGGTCCGCGCCTCGTGGACACCGGTAGACAGTGATGCCGGCGTTCACCTTGAGGCCTGGCTCAACTTCCTGGCCAAACTGGGTGGCGTCGAGTTCCTGCCTCAGGGCGTTTCTTGTTTGGTTCGCCGATGA
- a CDS encoding YigZ family protein produces MALVFLTRAVSCELVIKRSRFVAQLFPATSEAQARGHINQASKTHHAARHHCSAWVLGPTGQLQRSNDAGEPAGTAGLPMLEVLRRRQVTDLVAVVSRYFGGTLLGAKGLVRAYSGAVTGALDQAQLERKALLDIVHLIVDPAQAGRQEARLRSLVAATSGAALLSVEHGGTSRFELALDQAGRDALDQALASGRIQARLNEAGQRLIRLS; encoded by the coding sequence GTGGCGCTTGTTTTCCTGACCCGGGCGGTCAGCTGCGAACTGGTTATCAAGCGTTCACGTTTTGTGGCCCAGCTTTTCCCGGCCACATCTGAGGCCCAAGCCCGGGGCCACATCAACCAGGCCAGCAAAACCCACCATGCCGCCCGCCACCATTGCTCTGCCTGGGTGCTGGGGCCAACCGGCCAGCTCCAAAGGTCAAACGACGCCGGCGAACCGGCCGGCACCGCCGGGCTGCCCATGCTTGAGGTGCTGCGCCGGCGTCAGGTCACCGACCTGGTGGCGGTTGTCTCGCGTTACTTTGGCGGCACCCTGTTGGGCGCCAAAGGCCTGGTTCGGGCCTATTCCGGCGCCGTCACGGGGGCACTAGACCAGGCCCAGTTGGAGCGTAAGGCCCTGCTCGACATCGTCCATCTGATAGTTGACCCGGCACAAGCCGGGCGCCAAGAAGCCCGTCTGCGCTCGCTGGTGGCGGCTACCAGTGGTGCGGCTCTGCTGAGTGTCGAACACGGTGGCACCAGCCGGTTCGAGCTGGCGCTGGATCAGGCTGGGCGTGACGCACTCGACCAGGCGCTGGCCTCTGGCCGGATTCAGGCGCGCCTGAACGAAGCTGGCCAAAGGCTGATTAGGCTGTCCTAG
- a CDS encoding small basic family protein: MIALLGLALGVVIGLVTGVDVPPSLAPYLPIAVVAAVDALAGAGRALLDGIFNDRVFVVSFLSNVLVAALIVFIGDQLGVGAQLSTAVVVVLGIRIFSNVAAIRRKLFHA, encoded by the coding sequence GTGATTGCGCTACTCGGACTGGCCCTTGGGGTGGTGATTGGCCTGGTCACAGGGGTTGATGTGCCACCGTCCCTGGCACCATATTTGCCCATCGCAGTGGTAGCAGCAGTTGACGCTTTGGCCGGTGCCGGCCGGGCGCTGCTGGACGGAATCTTCAATGACCGCGTCTTCGTGGTCTCGTTTTTGTCCAATGTGCTGGTGGCGGCCCTGATCGTCTTTATCGGTGACCAGCTTGGGGTTGGCGCGCAGCTGTCAACTGCGGTGGTGGTGGTGTTGGGGATCAGGATCTTCTCCAACGTCGCCGCGATTCGACGGAAACTATTCCACGCATGA